CGAGTCCTGCGCCAGCAGCTCTGTCGCCGCCAGGAACGTGACCGGCAATAAGATCACCGCAAATAACTGTCTTCCAAAAAACATGAAACTCCTCCAAAGAAATCCTGTGGACGTCTAGACCGCCCCACTGCGGGACGATCCGACACAGCTCTCTTCAGAGGAGAATCAGAGTAGGAAAGACGAGAAAAGCGTGTAGCGCCCGAGATCGTGCAGGCGGAAGCCGTCTGCCGACAAGAGATCTGGTGACAACGCCGCGGGCGCTGGGGGTGCCACCTCCTGAAGATCTACTGCTACCAGGGTCGTCAGAAGCTTGAGACTCTGGAACGAGATCGCCTGCGCCGTGTCAGGCGCCGGCCCGACGTCGCAACAGTCATCCGCCATCTGACCGCCGTCGTGGCACATAGCCGTGCCACCCATGGAACCTGCCATCTCGGGCATGTCGCATTCCGCCGACATCTCACCGATCTGACCGCATGCCCAAGCAGCGGGCGCTGCCAAAAGCAGTACGCCAGCGCAAAAGGCGATGTAGCGATTGAGTCGTTTCATGGGCCGGGGATCATACAAAGCGTTTCTTCGTGTCAACTCTGAGAGGCGGCTGCCGTTCCGGGGCACTGCCTCTCGCTCGGGCAAGAGCGTATGAGGCGCCAACTGAATACGCAATCATCAAAACTGATGATTTTTCGCCCTCCGGACTAAGTACCACGCAGTTGGCGATATGTTGCGACATCTAGATCAGTCCTCTCTTGAAGGCCAGGGCGACGGCCTCCAGCTGGCTGTGCACTTCGAGCTTCTTCAGGATGTTCTGGATGTGCGTCCTCACCGGCGTAAGGCTAATGAAGAGTTCGTTGGCCACGTCCTGGGAGGCATTTCCCGAGGCCAACAGGCCAAGAACCTCCGTCTCACGAGGGGTGAGGCTGCGAATCCTCTCCATTTCCGGAGAGGAAAGACCCTCGCCGCTGCTGAGGCTGGACTGAAATCCAGACCCTTCCATGCCGTTCTGCGACCGCCTGCCGGGAACTTCTGCCGGAAGCAGGACATGGACCATCAAGTAGTGCTCTGCCTGATCGGTTGGCAACTGCAGTACGGTGACTCTCAACGGAAGCCGCTGGCCAGAGGCGTGTCGCACGTTCAGCACGAACAAACGCGACGCCTCCTTGCGCAGGCCCATCTTCATGATTGCGCAGTCCTTGTCACAGTAGCGATTGCCGAAGGTGTCCAGACCGCACAGGACCTCATGACACGGGCTTCCCACGACTTCGTCAGCTGTCCGTCCGAGGAGTCGTCCAGCCGCATCGTTCCAGCCGAGAACAACTCCATGTTCGTCAGAAACGAAGGCCGGATCAGCGGTCCCTGCCGCGATATCAGCCGGATTCCAGGCAGGCACCCTTCACCTCGGACTCTGTAGGGAGCGCTTGCTCCCCGCAATGGTGGGGCAAATGCAATCCAACGGCGGTCGTCAATCGCATGCCCCTCACAACTTCTATATTCACTTTGCTCACTCCTTGATCTGACTCTCCACTTATGACGAGCCCGCTGGACGAAAACGTCCAACAAACTCGTCGCTCGAATAGCACTTACCGCCAACGTCGAAACGCAGGCGGTAGTCGCTCACTCGAACGTGGCGATCAGATCAGGAAGCTGCTGTGAAGAACGAAGAGGGGGCCGTCGCGCAAAGGGGGAGCGTGTGACCCGGGCAAACCTTCTCGCGACGAGATGCTGCTCTCGCCATCGCCGACGATTTGCGGAATGGCAGCGATCAGCGACGAAGACAGCAGCTTGATGGTCTGCCGATTCGACTCCGATAGTCCTGTTACATCGCAGCACCAGGAGTCCATCGACTCACCGTGTTCGTCGCCGCAGTCGGGTGTCACGGCCATGGTGCAGTCTTCCAGCGCAAGACACGGACCTGCGATGACCGGCCCAGCAAAAAAGGCCAGCAGAAAAAGTACTGAGAAGTACAGCAGGTCGGAGTTCTTCTTGGGCATTCGCGTGGAATGTAGCAGAAGGAGGCCTGTAGCGCAATCAACTCTTACCTGCCTCCTCATGAGTTCTGACGGCAAAAATCATGAACTTTGCCGATTGTCCTGAGCAACTGCGATCCCTAGTCTTGCCGCATGGCAAA
This portion of the Rhodothermales bacterium genome encodes:
- a CDS encoding PAS domain-containing protein, with the protein product MPAWNPADIAAGTADPAFVSDEHGVVLGWNDAAGRLLGRTADEVVGSPCHEVLCGLDTFGNRYCDKDCAIMKMGLRKEASRLFVLNVRHASGQRLPLRVTVLQLPTDQAEHYLMVHVLLPAEVPGRRSQNGMEGSGFQSSLSSGEGLSSPEMERIRSLTPRETEVLGLLASGNASQDVANELFISLTPVRTHIQNILKKLEVHSQLEAVALAFKRGLI